A stretch of Brassica napus cultivar Da-Ae chromosome C6, Da-Ae, whole genome shotgun sequence DNA encodes these proteins:
- the LOC125589275 gene encoding uncharacterized protein LOC125589275 has product MLLMRTAPAPSLFRPPPDPPPCGHFHGSLQLQPSSSVSNPIKQVSSPMAPVVTASPPSPLHLPHSPLRLRLPPDLPPPWSCATVPFESLSPPEPPDPSDASLSLVIHRLFDTPFTFSQASFNIPNLASDVCSVIFSRLVVWRRHCSSLTCVGSLTLPFIMIEGKLVDTLIPVNRVMEEFHYPMDSFVEQFLFPIFLSMWSELDGQASLVLQGSSSWLMLFSAFVAVFVTFEVTRYAIIQEDYEIFLFFMVSCNVVYRQSIFCLIYVWFVQPLVALMYSPCREKLF; this is encoded by the exons ATGCTCCTGATGAGGACTGCTCCTGCCCCGTCACTCTTCAGGCCTCCTCCCGACCCACCACCGTGTGGCCACTTCCATGGATCTCTTCAGCTTCAGCCCAGTTCTTCAGTCTCCAACCCTATAAAGCAGGTCTCCTCTCCCATGGCTCCGGTGGTGACTGCGTCTCCTCCATCGCCACTCCATCTACCGCATTCTCCGTTGCGACTCCGTCTTCCTCCAGATCTACCGCCGCCGTGGTCGTGTGCTACTGTGCCGTTTGAATCTCTCTCCCCGCCGGAACCACCGGACCCTTCCGACGCTTCCTTAAGCCTCGTCATTCATCGGCTCTTTGACACACCATTCACCTTTTCTCAAGCATCTTTCAACATTCCAAATCTGGCTAGTGATGTATGCAGTGTGATTTTTAGCCGACTTGTTGTTTGGAGACGTCACTGTTCTTCTCTTACTTGTGTTGGTTCGCTTACTCTCCCGTTTATTATG ATTGAAGGAAAACTCGTTGATACGCTTATCCCGGTGAATCGGGTTATGGAGGAATTTCATTACCCAATGGATTCCTTTGTGGAGCAGTTTCTTTTCCCAATATTTCTTTCTATGTGGAGTGAATTGGATGGCCAAGCGTCGCTAGTATTGCAAGGATCTTCCTCCTGGCTGATGCTCTTCTCTGCCTTTGTTGCAGTGTTTGTGACATTTGAGGTTACACGGTATGCAATTATTCAAGAAGATTATGAgatctttctattttttatggTCTCTTGTAATGTTGTGTATCGTCAATCTATCTTTTGCTTAATCTATGTTTGGTTTGTTCAGCCCTTAGTGGCTTTGATGTACTCTCCTTGTAGAGAAAAACtcttttaa
- the LOC106404666 gene encoding uncharacterized protein LOC106404666 — protein MWQMRVSLFQVQRILFSKFPPSLLLFFFFFFFEKGLLCFFFFHKVYTSQRCNQLENVKMIISIQTAMDLIVAGFSLMFGFGFYALIVSVLCFVSFLHHVRAAPPSASVLISSRR, from the coding sequence ATGTGGCAAATGCGTGTTTCATTGTTCCAAGTGCAACGCATTCTGTTTTCAAAGTTTCCACCCTctctgcttctttttttttttttttttttttttgagaaagggcttctctgcttcttcttcttccacaaagTTTATACATCTCAACGTTGTAACCAACTCGAGAACGTGAAGATGATAATTAGCATTCAGACGGCGATGGATCTGATCGTTGCCGGTTTCTCTCTGATGTTCGGATTTGGATTCTATGCTCTCATCGTCTCTGTCCTCTGCTTCGTCTCTTTCCTCCACCATGTCAGAGCCGCTCCTCCTAGCGCCTCCGTTTTAATATCTAGCCGGAGATAA